One Romboutsia sp. 13368 genomic window carries:
- a CDS encoding glycoside hydrolase family 13 protein, producing MRNVIHYNSWENKAPFGAIKVNQGVRIAVRTNEEYDVLNIKWVILKEDNVVGHIDLVEENRNYYQGEFNGFNETGLYFYYFEVDVNINGSYQKIFYGKSFEDGHTIEYSYENLNKYQITVHEDFEVPSWYKEGIMYNIFVDRFNNGNRNKKPSNPKPNSFIYGNWSDIPMYIKDKDGEIIRWDFYGGNLKGIIEKLPYLSKIGVTIIYLNPIFESSSNHKYNTGDYKKIDPMFGDEEILKELIDKASKRGINIILDGVFNHTGADSKYFNKFGNYDEVGAYQSEDSKYRPWYNFEGSKDNYKCWWGIKDLPNVNELNESYMDYIIYDVDSVINKWTGMGIKGWRLDVADELPTKFIKELRKELKNNDSDSVLIGEVWEDASNKISYGERRNYFVGDQLDSVMAYPFRNNIVSFLKGQITSNQLRNKFMTLKENYPKESFKSNLNIISSHDITRIKTELNYDNEMVKLAVATQMTFEGIPYIYYGDEAGLSGGTDPDNRRTYPWKNEDEDMIEFYKDSINTRKKYNALTNGDTDFIINNDDDIFGYIRFNDNGEKILVLINRSTEDKNINISLEENTLEVIDIKYSSKKYLEIISKNNDSFNLQIRPKSFNIFNVLNLVEV from the coding sequence ATGAGGAATGTAATACACTATAACTCTTGGGAAAATAAGGCTCCTTTTGGAGCCATCAAAGTAAATCAAGGAGTTAGAATTGCAGTAAGAACAAATGAAGAATATGATGTATTAAACATTAAGTGGGTTATTTTGAAAGAAGATAATGTAGTTGGACATATAGATTTAGTAGAAGAAAATAGAAACTACTATCAAGGTGAATTTAATGGATTTAATGAAACTGGATTGTATTTTTACTATTTTGAAGTAGATGTAAATATAAATGGATCTTATCAAAAAATATTCTATGGAAAAAGTTTCGAAGATGGACACACAATTGAATACTCATATGAAAACTTAAATAAATATCAAATAACAGTGCATGAGGATTTTGAGGTTCCATCATGGTACAAAGAAGGTATAATGTATAATATATTCGTTGATAGATTTAACAACGGAAATAGAAATAAAAAGCCTAGTAATCCAAAACCAAATAGTTTTATATACGGAAACTGGTCTGATATACCAATGTATATAAAAGATAAAGATGGAGAAATAATAAGATGGGATTTTTACGGTGGAAATCTCAAAGGAATCATAGAAAAGCTACCTTATTTGAGTAAAATAGGAGTTACTATAATATACTTAAATCCAATTTTTGAGTCTTCGAGCAATCATAAATATAATACAGGTGACTATAAGAAAATAGACCCAATGTTTGGTGATGAAGAAATACTAAAGGAATTAATAGATAAAGCAAGTAAAAGAGGTATAAATATAATACTAGATGGTGTATTTAATCATACTGGAGCAGATAGTAAATACTTTAATAAATTTGGAAACTATGATGAAGTAGGTGCATATCAATCAGAAGATTCTAAATATAGACCATGGTATAATTTTGAAGGATCTAAAGATAATTATAAATGTTGGTGGGGAATTAAAGACTTACCTAATGTAAATGAACTTAATGAAAGCTATATGGATTATATTATATATGATGTAGATAGCGTTATAAACAAATGGACTGGTATGGGTATAAAAGGTTGGAGATTAGATGTTGCAGATGAATTACCTACTAAATTTATAAAAGAACTTAGGAAAGAGTTAAAAAATAATGATAGTGATTCTGTATTAATAGGTGAAGTATGGGAAGATGCATCTAATAAGATAAGCTATGGAGAAAGAAGAAATTATTTTGTTGGAGATCAATTAGATTCTGTAATGGCATACCCATTTAGAAATAATATAGTTAGCTTTTTAAAAGGTCAAATAACATCTAATCAATTAAGAAATAAGTTTATGACATTAAAAGAAAACTATCCTAAAGAATCGTTTAAATCTAATTTAAATATAATTAGTTCACATGATATAACTAGAATAAAGACAGAGTTAAATTATGATAATGAAATGGTAAAACTAGCAGTTGCAACTCAAATGACATTTGAAGGTATTCCGTATATTTATTATGGTGATGAAGCGGGTCTCTCTGGAGGAACTGATCCTGATAATAGAAGAACATATCCTTGGAAAAATGAAGATGAAGATATGATAGAATTCTACAAGGATTCAATAAATACAAGAAAGAAATATAATGCCTTAACTAATGGAGACACTGACTTTATAATAAATAATGATGATGATATATTTGGATATATAAGATTTAATGATAATGGTGAAAAAATATTAGTACTAATAAACAGAAGTACTGAAGATAAAAATATAAATATAAGTTTAGAAGAAAATACATTAGAGGTTATAGATATTAAATATAGTTCTAAAAAGTATTTAGAAATTATATCTAAAAATAATGATAGTTTTAATTTACAAATAAGACCTAAGTCTTTCAATATATTTAATGTACTAAATCTCGTTGAAGTATAG
- a CDS encoding IS1595-like element ISCpe8 family transposase, whose product MPKIDIKAMIKDLKKNELTELISVAQEVLSNLFNSSEIRDNVKESRFSKGYECPKCQCKDVNKNGKSNGRQRYICKHCRTSFDEFTMSPFSNTKLGLDKWLKYCELMILGLSIRKCAEEVGVGIKTSFYMRHRILDVINLSLKNDKVEGIVEVDECFIKESFKGNHSKSTTFVMPRNPRKRGKGKNDKKKRGISKEQICIETAIDRKGNILMGAVCNGRITTNQIVNFFDNKICEDATFCVDSHKSYMGIKDKLNIELKQVPRGKSMIDSVYHLQHINALHSSFKRWLMTFNGVSTKYINNYLAWFKFLQLSKKNKKNDRIKDMLVNVATKDTYVTRATIRNRFIELT is encoded by the coding sequence ATGCCCAAAATAGATATAAAAGCTATGATAAAAGATTTAAAAAAGAATGAACTTACAGAGTTAATTTCAGTAGCACAAGAAGTATTAAGTAATTTATTTAATTCCTCTGAAATTAGAGATAATGTTAAAGAAAGCAGATTTTCTAAGGGATACGAATGTCCAAAATGCCAATGCAAAGATGTAAATAAAAACGGTAAGTCTAACGGAAGACAAAGATATATCTGTAAACATTGTCGTACAAGTTTTGATGAATTTACTATGTCTCCATTCTCTAATACAAAATTAGGCTTAGATAAATGGCTAAAATACTGTGAATTAATGATATTAGGACTTTCTATAAGAAAATGTGCTGAAGAAGTCGGAGTAGGTATTAAAACGTCTTTTTATATGCGTCATAGGATACTTGATGTAATCAATCTATCATTAAAAAATGATAAAGTTGAAGGTATAGTTGAAGTAGATGAATGCTTTATTAAGGAGTCTTTTAAAGGGAATCATTCTAAAAGTACTACATTTGTAATGCCTAGAAACCCTAGAAAAAGAGGTAAAGGTAAAAATGATAAGAAGAAAAGAGGAATATCAAAAGAGCAGATTTGTATAGAGACAGCAATTGATAGAAAAGGAAATATCCTTATGGGTGCTGTTTGTAATGGTAGAATTACAACAAATCAAATAGTTAACTTCTTTGACAATAAAATATGTGAAGATGCTACTTTTTGTGTAGATTCACATAAATCATATATGGGAATAAAGGACAAGTTGAACATAGAATTAAAGCAAGTTCCTAGAGGAAAATCAATGATAGATAGTGTTTATCATTTACAGCATATAAATGCTCTTCACAGTAGCTTTAAGAGATGGTTAATGACTTTTAATGGTGTATCCACAAAATATATCAATAATTATTTGGCTTGGTTTAAATTTCTACAACTAAGTAAGAAGAATAAAAAGAATGACCGAATTAAAGATATGCTAGTGAATGTAGCTACTAAAGATACATATGTAACTAGAGCCACTATTAGAAATAGATTCATTGAGTTAACCTAA
- a CDS encoding single-stranded DNA-binding protein, whose translation MNNVTLVGRLIKDPELRYVGEKNRAVTNFVLAVDREYKNSQGERQADFINIEVWGKQAEILCEYMTKGRMIGIEGKIKVDKYKNENGENRYITRVIANSFRFLDYKNKNVDCLAVKEVEEDYYDSKSLFNEVNLNDEISIEKLPF comes from the coding sequence ATGAATAATGTAACCTTAGTTGGTAGATTAATAAAGGATCCAGAGTTAAGATATGTAGGTGAAAAAAATAGAGCAGTAACAAATTTTGTTTTAGCGGTAGATAGAGAATACAAAAATTCACAAGGTGAAAGACAAGCAGATTTTATAAATATAGAAGTTTGGGGAAAACAAGCAGAAATTTTATGTGAATATATGACTAAAGGAAGAATGATAGGTATAGAAGGTAAAATAAAAGTTGATAAATATAAAAATGAAAATGGAGAAAATAGATATATAACTAGAGTTATAGCTAATTCTTTTAGATTTTTAGATTATAAAAATAAGAATGTAGATTGTTTAGCAGTAAAAGAAGTTGAAGAGGATTATTATGATTCAAAGAGTTTATTTAATGAAGTTAATTTAAATGATGAAATATCTATTGAAAAATTACCTTTTTAA
- a CDS encoding YkvA family protein: protein MYLKDISRKLKLDLPTLYIALKKKETPVIAKIFAIITVGYTLSPIDLVPDFIPVLGYLDDVILLPMLVWITIKFIPKDILNECRIESQNIWDNGKPKKWYFSIPIILIWILLCVSGKINLVQGGLLWKI, encoded by the coding sequence ATGTATTTAAAAGATATATCAAGGAAATTAAAATTGGATTTACCTACTTTATACATTGCATTAAAAAAGAAAGAAACACCTGTTATTGCAAAAATATTTGCTATCATCACTGTAGGGTATACGTTATCACCTATTGATTTAGTGCCAGATTTTATACCGGTTTTAGGTTATTTAGATGACGTAATACTACTTCCAATGCTTGTATGGATAACAATTAAATTTATTCCAAAAGATATATTAAATGAATGTAGAATTGAATCTCAAAATATATGGGATAATGGTAAACCTAAAAAGTGGTATTTTTCAATACCAATCATATTAATATGGATATTATTATGTGTATCTGGTAAAATAAATCTAGTTCAGGGGGGATTATTATGGAAAATTTAA
- a CDS encoding glycogen/starch/alpha-glucan phosphorylase, which yields MKINRNEFKQSFETKMYSLYAQSIKDATNEQLLNVLCSVIKDIISKKWVDNKLDSQKEVYYFSIEFLLGRQLKSNLLNLGIENEIREGLNELDINLDNLINAEADPALGNGGLGRLAACFLDSMASLDISGHGYGIRYKNGLFEQKFINGYQVEVPDNWLTQGGYVWETVRPNKAIVVKFEGNVNLTEKNGKLEVSHTDYIPIMAMPYDIPIIGYRNNSINTLRLFKSEVLSRDFGPLTLNAKSSYGSYDDALKYKYYAEEISQVLYPNDSNYAGRLLRLKQEYFFVSAGIQDIIRKYKKKNLDIKNLNEKVAIHINDTHPTLCIPELMRILLDEEHLSWDEAWDITTNTISYTNHTIMTEAMERWPKDMVRHLLPRIYMIIEEINRRYVNQLISKNYDNNKIYRMSIIDNNDIKMANLSIVGSHSVNGVAKLHSELLKKEVLKDFYEDEPYKFNNKTNGIAHRRWLINANSELSELITELISEDWKKDTKKLKDLEAYKNDKDVLEKIGIIKYNNKKKLAKFIKDKYNIDVDPNSIFDIQIKRLHAYKRQLLNALHILHLYHELLENPNFDMEPRTFIFGAKAAPGYYLAKCIIKFINSLADKINNDPRIDNKIKVVFIENYGVSTAELIIPAADVSEQISTTTKEASGTGNMKLMMNGAITLATLDGANIEIFDQVGKDNIVIFGLSANEVLNYNKFGGYSALDLYNSNREIKRVVDDLINGFIPNMEKEGRQIYDSLITYNDEYFVLRDMENYKDAQEKIDKLYKNKEKWNEMALINIANSGVFSSDRTIAEYAEDIWFKGCEKYEECNTL from the coding sequence ATGAAAATCAATAGAAATGAATTTAAACAAAGTTTTGAAACAAAAATGTATAGTTTATATGCCCAATCCATAAAAGATGCTACAAATGAACAGTTATTAAATGTTTTATGCAGTGTTATAAAAGATATAATATCTAAAAAATGGGTAGATAATAAGCTAGATTCTCAAAAAGAAGTATATTATTTTAGTATAGAATTTTTACTAGGTAGACAACTAAAATCCAATTTATTAAATTTAGGAATAGAAAATGAAATAAGAGAAGGTCTGAATGAACTTGATATAAACTTAGATAATCTAATAAACGCAGAAGCTGACCCTGCATTAGGTAATGGTGGTTTAGGTAGATTAGCAGCATGTTTTTTAGATTCGATGGCATCTTTAGATATAAGTGGTCATGGATATGGTATTAGATATAAGAATGGTTTATTTGAACAAAAATTTATAAACGGTTATCAGGTAGAAGTACCTGATAACTGGTTAACTCAAGGTGGATATGTTTGGGAGACTGTAAGGCCAAATAAAGCTATAGTTGTTAAATTTGAAGGAAATGTAAATTTAACTGAAAAAAATGGAAAATTAGAAGTTAGCCATACTGATTATATACCAATAATGGCTATGCCTTATGATATACCGATAATAGGATATAGAAATAATTCTATTAATACATTAAGATTATTTAAGAGTGAGGTTCTAAGTAGAGATTTTGGACCATTAACATTAAATGCGAAAAGCTCATATGGGAGTTATGATGATGCATTAAAATATAAATATTATGCAGAGGAAATATCGCAAGTTTTATATCCTAATGACTCTAACTATGCAGGTAGACTATTAAGATTAAAACAGGAATATTTCTTTGTAAGTGCAGGTATACAAGATATAATAAGAAAATATAAGAAAAAGAATTTAGATATAAAAAATCTAAATGAAAAAGTGGCAATACATATAAATGATACTCATCCTACTCTTTGTATTCCAGAATTGATGAGAATATTATTAGATGAAGAACATTTATCATGGGATGAAGCTTGGGATATAACAACAAATACTATATCTTATACAAATCATACAATAATGACAGAGGCTATGGAAAGATGGCCAAAAGATATGGTAAGACATTTACTTCCAAGGATTTATATGATTATAGAAGAGATAAATAGACGATATGTAAATCAATTAATTAGTAAAAATTATGATAATAATAAAATATATCGAATGAGTATAATAGATAATAATGATATAAAAATGGCTAATTTATCAATAGTTGGAAGTCATAGTGTTAATGGAGTTGCAAAACTTCATTCAGAATTACTTAAGAAAGAAGTATTAAAAGATTTCTATGAAGATGAGCCATATAAATTTAATAATAAAACTAATGGTATAGCTCATAGAAGATGGCTAATAAATGCTAATAGTGAACTTAGTGAGCTTATTACAGAATTAATATCTGAAGATTGGAAAAAAGATACGAAAAAGCTTAAAGATTTAGAAGCATATAAAAATGATAAAGATGTATTAGAAAAAATAGGAATAATAAAGTACAATAATAAAAAGAAATTAGCTAAATTTATAAAAGATAAATACAACATAGATGTTGATCCAAATTCAATATTTGATATACAAATAAAAAGATTACACGCATATAAAAGACAATTATTAAACGCACTTCATATATTACATTTATACCATGAATTGTTAGAAAACCCTAACTTTGATATGGAACCAAGAACATTTATATTTGGGGCCAAAGCAGCACCTGGATATTACTTAGCAAAATGTATAATAAAATTCATAAATTCTTTAGCAGATAAAATCAATAATGACCCAAGAATAGACAATAAAATAAAAGTAGTATTTATAGAAAACTATGGTGTATCAACAGCAGAACTTATAATACCTGCAGCTGATGTAAGCGAGCAAATATCAACTACAACTAAGGAAGCATCAGGAACAGGAAATATGAAGCTTATGATGAATGGAGCTATAACTTTAGCTACATTAGATGGAGCAAATATAGAAATATTTGACCAGGTAGGCAAAGATAACATAGTTATATTTGGTTTAAGTGCAAACGAAGTATTAAATTATAATAAGTTTGGAGGATATTCGGCTTTAGATTTATACAATTCTAATAGAGAAATAAAAAGAGTTGTAGATGATTTAATAAATGGATTTATACCAAATATGGAAAAAGAGGGAAGACAAATATATGACTCTTTAATAACTTATAATGATGAATATTTTGTTCTTAGAGACATGGAAAACTATAAAGATGCTCAAGAAAAAATAGATAAACTATATAAAAATAAAGAAAAGTGGAATGAAATGGCCTTGATAAATATAGCTAACTCAGGGGTGTTCTCGAGTGATAGAACTATAGCTGAATATGCAGAGGACATTTGGTTTAAAGGGTGTGAGAAGTATGAGGAATGTAATACACTATAA